From Alkalidesulfovibrio alkalitolerans DSM 16529, a single genomic window includes:
- a CDS encoding gamma-glutamyl-gamma-aminobutyrate hydrolase family protein produces MLGVTGPDRGGLAAWWFTCLAIWRAGGACRRITPSRPSGIEGLDGLILGGGADVAPALYGADPLPSPEEMAVGETGVVRRLAAMVTFPLLFLIRRVLTTRNPGLNAKRDELELGLLREALARDLPVLGICRGAQLINVVLGGSLHQHLAGFYGESPNIRSLLPRKKIRVEKDSRLVRILGCETCRVNALHDQAIDRPGEDVRIVAMEPSGVVQAVEVNGKRLVLGVQWHPEYLPLHRSQARLFEEFVRAARRA; encoded by the coding sequence ATGCTGGGCGTCACCGGCCCCGATCGAGGAGGACTTGCGGCTTGGTGGTTCACGTGTCTGGCGATCTGGCGGGCTGGAGGAGCCTGCCGCCGCATCACTCCTTCACGGCCGAGCGGCATCGAAGGGTTGGATGGCTTGATTCTGGGCGGCGGTGCGGATGTGGCCCCGGCACTGTACGGCGCAGATCCCCTGCCGTCGCCCGAGGAAATGGCCGTGGGAGAAACTGGCGTCGTCCGGCGTCTGGCGGCCATGGTGACCTTTCCGTTACTTTTTCTCATCCGACGGGTGTTGACCACGCGCAATCCAGGCCTGAATGCGAAACGCGACGAACTGGAACTGGGTTTGCTGCGCGAGGCGCTCGCGCGCGACCTACCGGTACTCGGGATATGTCGTGGCGCGCAGTTGATCAACGTCGTGCTCGGAGGCAGCCTGCACCAGCATCTCGCTGGGTTCTATGGCGAATCGCCCAATATCAGGAGTCTTTTGCCGCGCAAAAAAATACGTGTGGAGAAGGATTCCCGGCTCGTGCGTATTTTGGGGTGCGAAACGTGTCGCGTCAACGCGCTGCACGATCAGGCCATCGACCGTCCCGGCGAGGACGTACGCATAGTGGCCATGGAGCCAAGCGGCGTGGTCCAGGCTGTCGAGGTAAATGGCAAGCGGCTCGTGCTCGGTGTGCAGTGGCACCCGGAGTACCTCCCTCTCCATCGCAGTCAGGCACGGCTGTTTGAAGAATTTGTCCGGGCCGCTCGCCGAGCGTAG